The DNA window GAGCAATCGTCCACCAAGACGATTTCCTTCGGAAAGTCGACAGCGATGCAACGGCGCAGCAGCTCCGCGAGTGTGGGAATCTCGTTGTAGACGGGGATGACCAGGGAGACGAGCATGACGCTCCGCGCTCTACCTCATTTCGACCCGGGGGGCGAATGTCCAGCACCCGGCGCGTGTCAGGACGGTGCCTGCCCTTTCACGCCCAGGCGGTGTGAGATGGGGTGTAGCACGCGTCACGTGTATCGGGCGGAATGCTCCGGTGGGGCAGGGGCCGTGGGGGGCTCCCTGCTGACGTGTGACAGTGGAAGGGAACGCCATGAACGGCCAGCTCGGTCCTGCGGTGCGAGGCGCGGTTTCCCTGGTGAGAGGGTCCCTCGGGGAAGGGAGTCCCGGGGTGGGCTTGGGGGAGTTCTTCTTCGGCGCGTGGAACATGCCCCACGGCCATTGCTACCTGTGGAAGCCGGACCTGGTGGTGATGCACGTCCTGTCGGACGCCTTCATCGGGGCCGCCTACTTCATCATCTCCTTGTCGCTGTACGCCATCGTGCGCCGCACCCGGACGCCCTTCGGGGGGATGGTGCTGTCGTTCGGCGTCTTCATCGCCGCGTGTGGGCTGACGCACTTCATGGAGATTTGGAACGTCTGGAACTCCGCCTACTACCTGGGGGGCGGCATCAAGGTGGTGACGGCGGTGGCGTCGGTGGCGACGGGCATGTACCTGGTGCCGTTCCGCCGGAAGGTGGAGGAGTTCACCCAGGCGGCGCGCTTGTCCGAGGAGCGGCGCGTGGGGCTGGAGAAGAGCTCGCAGGAGCTGGAGGTGCTGTACGCCCGGCTCAAGGCATCCGAGGAGCAGCGCACCCGCTTCTTCGCCAACGTCAGTCATGAGCTGCGCACGCCGCTGACGCTCATCCTGGGGCCCGTGGAGCGGCTGCTCCAGCAAGGGGAGGGGGCCGAGGCCCCGCACAAGGACCTGGAGGTGGTGCGGCGCAACGCGCGCATGCTGCTGCGCCATGTGAACGCGTTGTTGGACGTGGCCAAGCTGGACGCGGGGAAGATGCGCGTGCAGTACGCGGAAGTGGACCTGGCGCGGCTGGTGCGCTGGAGCGCGGAGAACTTCGAGGCGCTGACGGCGGAGCGGCGGCTGGAGCTGGTGCTGGAGCTGCCAGCCAGTCTGCCGGCGCAGGTGGACCCGGAGAAGCTGGAGCGCGTGGTGCTCAACCTCCTGTCCAACGCGTTCAAGTTCACCCCGGAAGGGGGCCACATCCGCGTCGCGCTGAGCGCGGAGGCGGGATGGGGGCGGCTGGTGGTGGAGGACAACGGGCCGGGGGTCCCCTCGGATTCGAGAGAGAGCATCTTCGAGCGGTTCCGCCAGGGGGACTCGGACCTGGCGCGCGAGGTGGGCGGCACGGGTCTGGGCCTGGCCATCACCCGCGACTTCGTGACGCTGCATGAGGGGCGCGTCTGGGTGGAGGAGCGCTCCGGGGGAGGGGCGCGCTTCGTGGTGGAGCTGCCGCTGATGGCGCCCACGGGCGTGAAGCTGGTGGAGCGGCTGGAGGTGGAGTCGCAGGGCGTGAGCGCCGGGGCGACGCGCGCGGAGGTGGACCTGCTCCGTCCGGAGGTGATGGAGACCGCGCCCGCGCGCGTGGAGGACTCGAGCCGTCCCAGGGTGCTGGTGGTGGAAGACACGCGGGAGATGCGCCGCTTCGTGGTGGAGACGTTGTCCAAGCACTTCCAGGTGACCACCGCTGTGGATGGAGTGGACGGGTTGGCGCAGGCGGAGCGGATGCATCCGGACGTCATCGTCAGCGACGTGATGATGCCGCGCATGGGCGGAGACCGGCTGGTGCGCGAGGTGCACACGCGCCCGGGGTTGGAGTCCACGCCGGTGTTGCTGCTCACCGCGCGCGCGGATGAGGCGCTGCGCGTGGACCTGCTGCGCGCGGGGGCGCAGGACTACGTGGTGAAGCCCTTCGTGTCCGAGGAACTGGTGGCGCGGGTGGCGAACCTGGCGACGATGAAGCGCACGCGCGAGGTGTTGCAGGGGTTGCTCGCGGCGCGCTCGGTGGACCTGGAGGCGATGGCGCGGGAGCTGGGCATGCGCAAGCGACAGCTCGAGGTGGCGCTGGAGACCACCGAGCGCGCGAGCTCATCGCGCAGCACGTTGCTGCGGCTGGTGTCCCATGAGCTGCGCACGCCGCTGTCGGTGCTCCAGCTCACGCTGCACGCGCTCCAGCGGGAGCTGGTGGGCCTGCCGCCCCGGGCGCTGGACATGTTCGAGCGGATGCACCGCTCCACGCTGCGCCTGCGGGACATGGTGGAGATGGTGCTGCAGTACAACCAGCTCGAGGAGGGCCGGCTGGTGGTGCGGCGCGAGGCGGTGGACCTGGGCGGAGTGGTGGACGACGTGGTGGCGGAGGCGCGCGTGGAGGCGACCCGCAAGGGGCTGGCGCTGGGGCTGGAGCGGCCCGAGGGGAAGCTGCTCGCCCGCACCGACCCGCGCATCGTGCAGTTGGTGCTGCTCAACCTGGTGATGAACGCGGTGAAGTACACCGAGAAGGGCCAGGTCTCGGTGGGGGTGGAGGGGTGGCCCCGGGGGTGGCGGTTCCGCGTGCGCGACACGGGCCCCGGCATTCCCCCGGACGCGCAGGCCCGCGTCTTCGAGCCCTTCGAACACATGGAGCGGCTGGAGAACAAGTCCAAGCCGGGCGTGGGCCTGGGGCTGACGCTGGTGCGGGAGATGGTGGCGGTGCTGGGCGGCGTCGTCACGGTGACGTCGCGGCCCGGCGTGGGCAGCGAGTTCACCGTCGAGCTGCCGTCCTGAGGGCCTCCATCAGCGCGTCCAGGTCCGCGTCGGTGGTGAGCGGATTGATGAGGGTGACTCGCAGGTACACGCCTTGGGGCAGCTTCGTCTGCACGAGGTAGAAGTCGCCGCGAGTCACCAGCCGCTCCCGCAGCCGCGCCTGCAAGCCGTCCCACTCCTCCGGCGGGACGTGCGCGGGGGTGTGGCGGAAGCAGAGGATGTTGCAGTCGGGCGTCACCGGCACCTGGAAGTCGCCGGCGGCGGACAGGCGCTCGGCGAAGCGGCGGGCCTGGGCGTAGGACTCCGTCACCGCGTCCGCGAACAGGCGCGTGCCCAGCACGCTCAGGCACGTGTAGAGCTTGAGCGCCATCATCTCCTTGGTGCACTCCATCGTCCGCAGGCCCACGTCGCTCCAGGGGCGCTCGGTGTCGCCGAAGAGGTAGCTGGCCTCTTGCGCGAAGGACTCGAACGAGCGGGCGCCGTCGCGGAAGAGGACGGCGGTGATGAGCGCGGGCATGAGCAGGCCCTTGTGCGCGTCCCACACCACGGAGTCCGCGCGGTCGATGCCGCGCACCTGGTGGCGATGGGGGGCGCTGAGCACGGCGGCGGCGCCGTGAGCCGCGTCCACGTGGAACCACAGGCCGTGTTGCTCGCAGAAGTCGGCCACGGGCTCCAGCGGGTCGAACGCGCCCGTCGCGGTGGAGCCCGCGCTGGCCACCACGGCGATGACCTTGCGTCCCGCGAGCGTGGCCTTCTCCAGCGCGGGCGCGAGGGCTTCCGGACGGAGGCGGAAGCGCTCGTCCACGGCGACGGGGATGAGGCCGTTGGCGCCCCAGCCCATGACCCGCGTGGCGCGCGAGAGGCTGTAGTGCGCGGTGGCGGGCACCAGCGCCGCGAGGGGCGGGCCCGCGTGGGCACCCTCGTTCCATGCGTCGTAGCCAGCCTTGGCCTGACGCGCGGCGAGCAGCGCGGTGAGGTTGCCCAGCGAGCCTCCGGAGGTCAGCACTCCGTCCGCCGTCTCTGGCAGGCCGAGGCGCGCCGCCATCCAGCGCAATACATTGCGCTCCATGGCGGTGGAGACGGGGCCCATCTCATACACGGCCATGCCGTTGTTGAGCAGGGACGAGACGGCGTCACACAGCGCGGCCAGCGGCACGGGCGCCGTCACCTGGTGGCCCACGTAGCGCGGGTGATGCAAGTGATTGGAGCCGGAGAGCACGCGCGCCATCAGCTCCGCGAAGGTCTCCGTGGGCTCCTCGGGGAAGGCCGCGGCGAAGCGGTCCACGTTCACCGCGGGCGCCGCCCACGGCAGCACCGGCAGGCCGTCACCGCGCTGGGCCTGGGCGAGGTAGTCCGCCAGGGTCTCCACGAGTTGGCGGCCCTGGTGACGGAACGACTCGGCGTCATAGGCTGCGGTGATGCGCTCACGGAAGTGGGTCATGATGGTGCGACAACCTAGCCTCGCTCCGCGCCCGCGTCCCCGAGTCCGTGCACGCCCCCCGTGAGTGCTTGCTTCGTGGGTGAGGTCTCACCTGCCCGGCGAGCGGACGGGCTGGCCCGCGCGCGTGAAACGCATTATCTCCCCGAGGAGGGACGCGCCTGTCGCGCGACACCCGGCACACTCGAGGAAACGCACCATGGCCGATGCGAAGGTGACGATTACCTACTGTGGTTCTTGAGGCTACAGGCCTCGGGCCGCCCGTGCGGCGGTCGCGCTGAAGGATGAGCTGGATGTGGTGGCGGAGCTGAAGACGGGGCCCTCCGGAAGCTACGAGGTCGCCGTGAATGGGAAGGTGGTCGTCCGCAAGGACTCGCTCGCCTTCCCCACGGACCAGGAGGTGGTGGACGCGGTCGCGCGCGCCCTGGACGGCTAGCCACCCCATGAGCAGGGCGGCCCGGTGAGCCCCGGGTCGCCCCCATGGCCGAATGGCCAGATGTCCTGTTCGCGACACTTCTCCAGGGGCGATGCGGGCGGCTCCCAGCCGAGGGAGCGGACGCGGAGGGGTGCTCCCAGGTGGGCGGATGCGGGCGCACCTTCAGCGGCAGGAGCCTTCAGCGGCAGGAGGTGGACGGATGGCCTGGCCCGATACCGCGTCGCCCTATGAGCGGCGCTCCATCGTGAGTGGCATGCGCGTGCGGGATGGCGCGGGGACCTTCCTCGGGTATGTGGCGCTCGTGAGCGGGGAGCACCTCTACACGCGCCGCTGGCCCTTCAGCCGTCATTGGGGCCAGGTGGAGCTGTCACGCATCCGGCACGTGACGCCCGGTGTGGTGGAGCTGGAAGGACACGGCGCCGTGGACGTGGCGCGCCGCTCCCTGCACGGGGAAATCACGACGCAGACGTTTCCCCTGGTGGAGCCCGAAGCCGTGCACGGTTGAGTGGGTCCGCGGGGGCTTCACGTTGGTGCGGCGCGCCGCGCGGAATTGTGCTTCAAGGAGGCGCCATGTTGCCCATTGAAGAGCTTTCCCAGAAGGTCTCCGCCGCGTTCGCGGACCGGACGAAACTCAAGGACCCGGACTTCGTGTCCGCCGTGCGCGAGACCGTCGCGCGCCTGGACTCCGGTGAGCTGCGCGTCGCGGAGAAAGGCCCGGACGGCTGGAAGGTCCACGCCTGGGTGAAGGAAGCCATCCTCCTGTTCTTCGCCGTGTCGGAGATGAAGGTGATGGAGGTGGGGCCTTTCGAGTTCCACGACAAGGTCCCTCTGAAGAAGGGCCTGGACAAGGCGGGCGTGCGGGTGGTGCCGCCGGGTACGGTGCGCTACGGCGCCTTCGTGGAGCGCGGCGCGGTGGTGATGCCGGGCTATGTGAACATCGGCGCGCGCGTGGGCTCGGGCACCATGGTGGACACGTGGGCCACGGTGGGAAGCTGCGCGCAGGTGGGCAGCGACGTCCACCTGTCCGGCGGCGTGGGACTCGGGGGCGTGCTGGAGCCGCCCACCGCGTCGCCCGTCATCATCGAGGACCGCGCCTTCCTGGGCAGCCGCTGCATCGTCGTGGAGGGCGTGGTGGTGGAGGAGGAGGCGGTGCTGGGCGCCAACGTGGTGCTCACCGCGTCCACGCAAATCATCGACGTCACCGGCCCCGAGGAGCGCGTCTACAAGGGCCGCGTCCCCGCTCGCAGCGTGGTGATTCCCGGGATGCGGGAGAAGCAATTCCCCGCTGGGAAGTACATGGTCCCCTGCGCGCTCATCATCGGCCAGCGGACACAATCGACTGACAAGAAGACGAGTCTCAACTCGGCCCTGCGCGACTTCGCCGTGCCTGTATAGGCGTCCTCGGAAATCCAGAGCGGTGGAGGCTTCCGTAGAGGAGATGATGGCGCACCTCGACGACATCCTGGCGGAGTGGGTCCTGGAGACCCTGGAGCCCCCCGCTCGGGAGGCCGCCGAGCGCCATCTGGCGGAGTGCGCGCGGTGCCAGGGAGAGGTTCGACGTCTGTCCTTGGCGCGCGACGCCCTGTCTGTGTTGACGCCCCCCGTCGACCCCCCTGAGTCCGTGCTGGGGGCGCTGATGGAGCGGATGGAAGGGCCTCGCCGCTTCGAGCGCTTCGCGGACCCGGTGGCCTCGTTCTTCGACCTGTCGCGGGAGCACTCGCTGCGGATGTTGGAGTCCTTGGGGGATGCGTCGCGGTGGATGCCGGGGCCGGTGGAGGGCTCGGAGTTGTTCCCCGTGGAGCCGGGCCCCGCGCGCGAGGGGATGATGGCCGCGGTGCTGCGGCTGCATCCGGGCGTGCGCTACCCCAAGCACACGCACCTGGGTCGCGAGCTGAACCTCGTGTTGGAGGGGGGGCTGCGCGAGGACTCCGGTCACGAGGTCTGGCCGGGCGAGGCGCTGGAGAAGACGGAGGGCAGCGCCCACGGGTTCTCGGCGCTGCACGGCCCTGCGTGTCTTTGCGCGGTGTTGCTGGAGGGCGCCACGGAGTTCGAGGAGGCCCTCGCTTCGCCGCCGTGAGTTGACGTAGGCTTCGAGACATCTGGCGCCCCTACTTCGTCCATGAGCCCTTGCTGGCTTGCCAGCGGGGCGGGGCGCCGACTTTTCTTCTCGGCTCGGGAGTGGGCATGCCTCGGGTGCTCGATGACGTCGTGGGGGCTCTGGAGCACGACGGGGCGTGGACACACGAAGGGGCCAGCGCCTTCGACCTGTCCGGTACGGACCCGCTGACGCACCTGACCTTCACGAAGGGCTCGGCGCTGCTCGAGGAGACCTTCTACCGGACCCAGCAGGACGAGATTCGCGAGTATGCGACGGCGCTGCTCCACGCCGAGCGGCATGAGCGGGGCTTCGGCTGGAAGTTCGCCGCGTACATGCGGGACCCGGTGAAGGGGAAGGGCAATCGCATCCAGGGAAGTGTCGCGCCGGCCATCCTCGCCGCGGCGGACCCGGGCGGCCCCTTCACGGAGGAGTACACGTTCCGCTGTCTGCGCCACCGCGCGGATGACGTCGCGTTGTTCGTCACGCACTTCGAGAACCTGGGGCTCGGCGAAGTCCCGGAGGCCGCGCGCAAGGGCATGGCGCGGGCGCTGGCGCAGATGGATGAGTACCAGGTGCTCAAGTATTCGCGGCGGCAGTTCCCGCTGATGCGGCGCCGGAAGAACGGCCAGCGCGCGAGCCTGCGGCTGGTGGATGCGATGGGATTGGCGAAGGTGCACCTGGACGAGCGCACGCTGAAGCTCTACCGCTACCTGCACGCGCCGACGCGGGAGCGCGCGGGCCTGACGCAGGGGCTGGCGCTGCTGGAGGCGCGGCGCGCGTACTTCGGCGGCGAGGCGAGCGTGGAGAACTTCGTCCAGGGGCGCCTGTCCACGGAGCAGGCGCTGTCCTTCATGGGCTCGACGGCGGAGACGTGGCGGCGCGTGCTGGACGTGCCGGGCCTGCTGCCGGACATGGCCTTCAAGGGCTACGTGCGAGCCATGTATCAGGCAGGTATCCCGGTGGAGGTGCTGGTGGCCGAGGCCCGCAAGCGCCGCTTCGCGGGCCTGTGGCCTCATCAAATCTACATGGGCTGGCGCGCGGCGATGGAGGGCAAGTCACGCCCGAACTACTCGGGAGACAAGATTGTCTTCACGGCGGAGCCCGCCCCCGCCCTCGCGCCTGTGTTCGAGGTCATCCTGGAGCAGGTGTGCAAGGGATTGCTGCCGAAGGGGCCCAGCCTGGGGCTGGCGGACATCTCCGGCTCCATGTTCGGCACACCCTTGGGCGGGGCGAAGAGCTCCGCGCAGGTGGGCGACGTGGCGGTGACGCTGGCGGCGGTGATGGCGCGGGAGCTGGGCTACGCGGCGACGTTCGCGGACGACTGCTACCTGGAGAACCTGCGCGAGAAGCAGGGCGTGTTCAGCCTCGCGAAGAAGCTGTGTGAAGGGAAGGGCTGGGGCAGCACGCAGGTGGCCAACTCGGTGGTGAACCTCATCTTCACCCTGCTGGACCAGCCCTCGCGCCCGAGGCCGCGCACGCTCTACTTCTTCTCCGACATGCAGTTCCATCCGCCACAGTCCCAGGCGTTGATGCCGCAGCGGGTCCAGAAGCTGCGGGAGCGCGCCATCGAGTTCGATGTGACGGTGCCGCCCCTCCTGGCCGCCATCCAGGCGTGGCACGAGTTCCTGGGGCCGGTGGACGTGGTGCTGTGGAACCTGGCGGCGTACGAGAACGCGCCCTTGCCGTCCTCCGTTCCGCACGTGCTGCTGCTCGCGGGCTTCGACGCCAACTCGTTCCGTCACGTGTCCGAGTGGCAGGCGAAGGGCAGCCCCGCGGTGCCGGAGAAGTCGGGTCCCGCGCTGACGCCCGCGGATGCGGCGGCGAAGAACAGCGTGGAGCTCGACTTCATCCGGACCTTCTGACGGCGCCGCGGGCTTACTCGCGGAAGACGGGCAGCCCCTTGCTGATGCGGTCGAAGAGCTCGCCCCTGTCGAGCCGTGTGGGCTCCTCCTCGTCCTCCCCTTCCTCGCGCTGCTTGAACACGCTGTCGACGAAGAGGGCCTGAAGCCGCTCCGACACGCCTTCGCCGTGGCCCTGGCTGTAGGTGTCCATGTCGAAGTAGTGGGGGGACTCGACGTTGGCCATGAAGGCGTGGTCATCCTCGATGACGACCTTCGCCTTGATGGTGTTCGCGGCGAGGATGTGGTCGTTGTAGTAGCCGAGCACCACGTCGCGGGCCTCGATGTCGCCTTGGACGCTGAACTCGCAGTCGGTGTAGAGCCCGTGGCACTTCAGGTTGCCCAGGATGGCCACCAGCGAGTCATTCGCCGAGTCCGTCACCACGCCGTGCACGGTGACGTTCCCCGTCACCGCGAACGGCTTGTAGATGGACAGGTCACCGTCCACCTCCAGGTCGCCGTGGTGGAAGAACACGCGGTGCAGGTCGAGCGGCCCCTGGATGCGGACCTTCCTCGGCTCCGCGCCGAGCGCGTCACGCAGCGCGGCCAGCTTCGCGAAGGTCTTCTCGGGCTCTCCGTAACCACACAGGTCGGTGGCCACCTCCTGCGCGGAGGCGGCGGGGTGGGTGAGGTCGAGCTTCTGGCCCGCGAGGGCTTGGGTGAGCGCGTCCGGGTCCACGGGGAACGGCGCGAACACGTCGTCGCTTCGCGTGAAGGGCACGTGGGGTTTCCCGCCCGCGGCCTCCAGGAGGGCGATGGTGGCGTTGAACCCGGGCGTGCGCTTGTTGTGGGCGACCCAGACCTCCTCCTTCGTCCGGAGCGCGACGCCCAGCGGGGTGAGCCCCAGGCCGTCGATGGCGTTCACCTCGGCGCCGCGCTCGAGCAGCAGCTTCACGATGTCGGGGGCGCCTCGGCCCGCCATGCGATGCAGGGGCGTCTTGTCTCCCTCATCCCGTCCATCGATGGCGGCGCCCCCGTCGAGAATCTCCCGATAGAGGGCCTCCGAGGTCCAGGCGAAGGCCCCGCCGTGCTGGTCCTTCACGTCGGAGGGGATTCGGGCTCCGGCCGCCTTCAGCAATTGAACAATCTCCGACACCCGGGCTTCGGTCTCCGGCGCGGGCGAGGAATGGATGGCGTACAGCAGCGGCGTCCGCCCATGCGGGTCGCGCGCGTTCACGTCCGCGCCCGCTTCGATGAGCGCGCGGATGCCGTCGATATCGGGAGGGGTGCCCCCGGTCGAGTAGGGCCACCCCAGGGCGAGTTGGAGCACCGTCGCGCCGAATTCACCGCGCGCGTTCACGTCCGCGCCCTCGGCGACCCAGCGCTTCATGGCCTCCGCGCCGACGTCCACCTTCTGGTGCTGCTTGGCCTTGCACAACGCGAGCAGGCCCTTGGTCGCCTCGTCTGACGTCCCCGACATTTCATCCTCGAAGCATGTGTGTCAGCGGAGAGTATCCGTGAACACACGTTCAGAATCACCTGCTCATAAACTGATGAATCCAAGGGCCTGGGCTGTCTGGGGCGTGGCCTGGATGCTTGCCGTGGGGTGGGGGGCTTCGGCGGGCGGGGAGGGGTGGGGTTATGGTGGGAGGCGCATGTCCTCCTCTCAAGACCTCGCCACGAGGCTCGCCCGTACGACGCTCGAGCTGTGCCGTATCTCCAGCCCCATCACCCAGGAAGGCCCCATCGCCGACTTCACCGAGCGGTGGGCGCAGCAGCACTTCCCCGCGAAGGATGTCTGCCGGGTGGGGCACACGTTGCTGCTGGGGAACCTGGAGGACCCTCGTCCCACGGTGGCGCTCATCGGGCATCTGGACACGGTGCCCGCGCACCCGAGCGACCAGGGGCGCGTGCCT is part of the Myxococcus landrumus genome and encodes:
- a CDS encoding 2,3,4,5-tetrahydropyridine-2,6-dicarboxylate N-succinyltransferase; this encodes MLPIEELSQKVSAAFADRTKLKDPDFVSAVRETVARLDSGELRVAEKGPDGWKVHAWVKEAILLFFAVSEMKVMEVGPFEFHDKVPLKKGLDKAGVRVVPPGTVRYGAFVERGAVVMPGYVNIGARVGSGTMVDTWATVGSCAQVGSDVHLSGGVGLGGVLEPPTASPVIIEDRAFLGSRCIVVEGVVVEEEAVLGANVVLTASTQIIDVTGPEERVYKGRVPARSVVIPGMREKQFPAGKYMVPCALIIGQRTQSTDKKTSLNSALRDFAVPV
- a CDS encoding pyridoxal phosphate-dependent decarboxylase family protein produces the protein MTHFRERITAAYDAESFRHQGRQLVETLADYLAQAQRGDGLPVLPWAAPAVNVDRFAAAFPEEPTETFAELMARVLSGSNHLHHPRYVGHQVTAPVPLAALCDAVSSLLNNGMAVYEMGPVSTAMERNVLRWMAARLGLPETADGVLTSGGSLGNLTALLAARQAKAGYDAWNEGAHAGPPLAALVPATAHYSLSRATRVMGWGANGLIPVAVDERFRLRPEALAPALEKATLAGRKVIAVVASAGSTATGAFDPLEPVADFCEQHGLWFHVDAAHGAAAVLSAPHRHQVRGIDRADSVVWDAHKGLLMPALITAVLFRDGARSFESFAQEASYLFGDTERPWSDVGLRTMECTKEMMALKLYTCLSVLGTRLFADAVTESYAQARRFAERLSAAGDFQVPVTPDCNILCFRHTPAHVPPEEWDGLQARLRERLVTRGDFYLVQTKLPQGVYLRVTLINPLTTDADLDALMEALRTAARR
- a CDS encoding cupin domain-containing protein, which translates into the protein MMAHLDDILAEWVLETLEPPAREAAERHLAECARCQGEVRRLSLARDALSVLTPPVDPPESVLGALMERMEGPRRFERFADPVASFFDLSREHSLRMLESLGDASRWMPGPVEGSELFPVEPGPAREGMMAAVLRLHPGVRYPKHTHLGRELNLVLEGGLREDSGHEVWPGEALEKTEGSAHGFSALHGPACLCAVLLEGATEFEEALASPP
- a CDS encoding SelT/SelW/SelH family protein translates to MADAKVTITYCGSUGYRPRAARAAVALKDELDVVAELKTGPSGSYEVAVNGKVVVRKDSLAFPTDQEVVDAVARALDG
- a CDS encoding ATP-binding response regulator; translation: MGLGEFFFGAWNMPHGHCYLWKPDLVVMHVLSDAFIGAAYFIISLSLYAIVRRTRTPFGGMVLSFGVFIAACGLTHFMEIWNVWNSAYYLGGGIKVVTAVASVATGMYLVPFRRKVEEFTQAARLSEERRVGLEKSSQELEVLYARLKASEEQRTRFFANVSHELRTPLTLILGPVERLLQQGEGAEAPHKDLEVVRRNARMLLRHVNALLDVAKLDAGKMRVQYAEVDLARLVRWSAENFEALTAERRLELVLELPASLPAQVDPEKLERVVLNLLSNAFKFTPEGGHIRVALSAEAGWGRLVVEDNGPGVPSDSRESIFERFRQGDSDLAREVGGTGLGLAITRDFVTLHEGRVWVEERSGGGARFVVELPLMAPTGVKLVERLEVESQGVSAGATRAEVDLLRPEVMETAPARVEDSSRPRVLVVEDTREMRRFVVETLSKHFQVTTAVDGVDGLAQAERMHPDVIVSDVMMPRMGGDRLVREVHTRPGLESTPVLLLTARADEALRVDLLRAGAQDYVVKPFVSEELVARVANLATMKRTREVLQGLLAARSVDLEAMARELGMRKRQLEVALETTERASSSRSTLLRLVSHELRTPLSVLQLTLHALQRELVGLPPRALDMFERMHRSTLRLRDMVEMVLQYNQLEEGRLVVRREAVDLGGVVDDVVAEARVEATRKGLALGLERPEGKLLARTDPRIVQLVLLNLVMNAVKYTEKGQVSVGVEGWPRGWRFRVRDTGPGIPPDAQARVFEPFEHMERLENKSKPGVGLGLTLVREMVAVLGGVVTVTSRPGVGSEFTVELPS
- a CDS encoding ankyrin repeat domain-containing protein → MSGTSDEATKGLLALCKAKQHQKVDVGAEAMKRWVAEGADVNARGEFGATVLQLALGWPYSTGGTPPDIDGIRALIEAGADVNARDPHGRTPLLYAIHSSPAPETEARVSEIVQLLKAAGARIPSDVKDQHGGAFAWTSEALYREILDGGAAIDGRDEGDKTPLHRMAGRGAPDIVKLLLERGAEVNAIDGLGLTPLGVALRTKEEVWVAHNKRTPGFNATIALLEAAGGKPHVPFTRSDDVFAPFPVDPDALTQALAGQKLDLTHPAASAQEVATDLCGYGEPEKTFAKLAALRDALGAEPRKVRIQGPLDLHRVFFHHGDLEVDGDLSIYKPFAVTGNVTVHGVVTDSANDSLVAILGNLKCHGLYTDCEFSVQGDIEARDVVLGYYNDHILAANTIKAKVVIEDDHAFMANVESPHYFDMDTYSQGHGEGVSERLQALFVDSVFKQREEGEDEEEPTRLDRGELFDRISKGLPVFRE